In one window of Hymenobacter nivis DNA:
- a CDS encoding D-alanine--D-alanine ligase family protein, with translation MRIGIFFGGTSREREISFAGGRTVFDNLDKALFQPVPIFVDSLGRFLLLDWQYLYKGTIRDFYPPMAALPPTAHPWSVYVESLGLPAGPQLDNHLSRVGRQVLPEELPLLMDFAFLALHGPGGEDGAIQGLLEWLCLPYSGSGILPSAFGIDKVAQKRLLQAAGLPTPAFRVLTAAAWDAADPAAVLADTVGALGLPLVFKAPHQGSSIGISMLKESNLAAFEAAVERSLFRKKLTRAEWQGLSEEGQRTWVQHLIDIREGIGLPVVLEAAAGALAAAAPAPIYHPEALLGTLTAWFETADAVRLASTHGETQVLVEAFVAGREFSCIVIEDEKGEPLALPPTEIVKGAEVFDYRSKYLPGLARKITPIDLPEAEIERIRQQCQAMFCTFGFQVYARLDGFIQADGTIFLNDPNTTSGMLPASFFFHQAAEIGLNPSQFLTYLIRTSLAARRAGGMQPFKLGALLATLDAAVAERQQAGADGRIRVAVVMGGYSSERHISVESGRNIFEKLSSSAKYAPVPVFLTGSAAEHRLYVLPINVMLKDNADDIREKIEHAEAGEGPHPILAKIQAEAGALTRTYAGQGLAQPRRISFEELAGLADEVFIALHGRPGEDGALQQELEKFGLPYNGSGVASSAVTINKFETNRRLRAAGLLVADHRMAPRLEWAADPESFYCSLETQFPYPFIAKPADDGCSSAVKKIKNRAELAAFSELMFRDQEDLPAGPAAVLHLGFKEEFPQKDAFLVETLISRDGAAHFLEVTGGLLTSYDEDGQLDIEVFEASEALANGEVLSLEEKFLAGEGQNITPARYAAEPGERQRVSNEVKAVLRRVAEVLDIQGYARIDAFVRVRPGGAVEVIIIEVNSLPGMTPATCIFHQTALAGYTPYQFVDRILEFGKARAGREKMEVRPSC, from the coding sequence CGCGCGAGCGGGAAATTTCGTTTGCCGGGGGCCGCACCGTTTTTGATAATTTAGACAAAGCACTATTTCAGCCGGTACCCATTTTTGTGGACAGTCTGGGGCGCTTCCTGCTGCTTGACTGGCAATACTTATACAAGGGTACCATCCGCGATTTTTACCCGCCGATGGCCGCGCTGCCGCCCACGGCCCACCCGTGGTCGGTATACGTGGAGAGCCTGGGCTTGCCCGCGGGGCCCCAGCTCGATAACCACCTGAGCCGCGTGGGCCGCCAGGTGCTGCCCGAGGAACTGCCGCTGCTGATGGACTTTGCCTTCCTGGCCCTGCACGGGCCGGGCGGCGAGGACGGCGCCATCCAGGGCCTGCTGGAATGGCTGTGTCTGCCGTATTCGGGCTCGGGCATTTTGCCCTCCGCGTTCGGTATCGATAAGGTGGCGCAGAAGCGGCTGCTGCAAGCCGCGGGCTTGCCCACGCCGGCCTTCCGCGTCCTCACCGCCGCCGCCTGGGACGCTGCCGACCCCGCCGCGGTGCTGGCCGATACCGTGGGGGCCCTGGGCCTGCCGCTGGTATTCAAAGCGCCGCACCAGGGCAGCAGCATCGGCATCAGTATGCTGAAGGAAAGCAACCTGGCCGCGTTCGAGGCGGCCGTGGAGCGTAGCTTGTTCCGTAAAAAACTGACCCGCGCCGAGTGGCAGGGCCTGAGCGAAGAAGGCCAGCGCACCTGGGTGCAGCACTTAATTGATATCCGCGAGGGCATTGGCCTGCCCGTGGTGCTCGAAGCCGCCGCCGGGGCCCTGGCCGCCGCCGCACCCGCGCCCATCTACCACCCCGAAGCGTTGCTGGGGACCCTAACTGCCTGGTTTGAAACGGCCGACGCCGTGCGCCTGGCCAGCACCCACGGCGAAACCCAGGTACTGGTCGAAGCCTTCGTGGCGGGCCGCGAGTTCAGTTGCATCGTTATCGAAGACGAAAAAGGCGAGCCGCTGGCCCTGCCGCCCACCGAGATTGTGAAGGGCGCCGAGGTGTTCGACTACCGCTCGAAATACCTGCCCGGCCTGGCCCGCAAAATCACACCCATCGACTTGCCCGAGGCTGAAATTGAGCGCATCCGCCAGCAGTGTCAGGCTATGTTCTGCACGTTTGGCTTCCAGGTATATGCGCGGCTCGACGGCTTTATTCAGGCCGACGGCACCATCTTTCTCAACGACCCGAACACGACGAGCGGCATGCTGCCGGCCTCGTTCTTCTTCCACCAGGCGGCCGAGATTGGCCTGAACCCCAGTCAGTTCCTTACCTACCTCATCCGCACGTCGCTGGCGGCGCGGCGGGCCGGTGGCATGCAGCCGTTCAAGCTGGGGGCCCTGTTGGCGACGCTCGACGCGGCGGTGGCCGAGCGGCAGCAGGCCGGTGCGGACGGGCGCATCCGGGTGGCCGTCGTCATGGGCGGGTACTCTTCGGAGCGCCATATTTCGGTGGAAAGCGGGCGCAATATTTTCGAGAAGCTCAGCTCGTCGGCCAAGTACGCGCCGGTGCCGGTGTTCCTCACCGGCTCGGCCGCGGAGCACCGCCTCTATGTATTGCCCATCAACGTGATGCTGAAGGACAACGCCGACGATATCCGCGAGAAGATTGAGCACGCCGAGGCCGGCGAGGGGCCCCATCCCATCCTGGCCAAAATCCAGGCCGAGGCGGGGGCCCTCACCCGCACCTACGCCGGGCAGGGGCTGGCCCAACCGCGCCGCATCTCGTTCGAGGAGCTGGCCGGGCTGGCCGACGAGGTGTTCATCGCCCTGCACGGCCGCCCGGGCGAGGACGGGGCCCTGCAACAGGAATTGGAGAAATTCGGCCTGCCCTACAATGGCTCGGGCGTGGCCAGCAGCGCCGTCACCATCAACAAGTTCGAAACCAACCGCCGCCTGCGCGCCGCCGGCCTGCTGGTGGCCGACCACCGCATGGCCCCGCGCCTAGAGTGGGCCGCCGACCCCGAAAGCTTCTACTGCAGCCTGGAAACGCAGTTTCCGTACCCGTTCATCGCCAAGCCGGCCGATGATGGCTGCTCGTCGGCGGTGAAAAAGATTAAGAACCGCGCTGAGCTGGCGGCCTTCTCGGAGTTGATGTTCCGCGACCAGGAAGACCTGCCGGCGGGCCCCGCCGCGGTATTGCACTTGGGCTTCAAGGAGGAGTTTCCGCAGAAAGACGCCTTTTTGGTGGAGACGCTGATTAGCCGCGACGGAGCCGCGCACTTCCTGGAAGTGACCGGCGGCCTGCTCACGAGCTACGACGAGGACGGGCAGCTTGACATCGAGGTGTTCGAGGCCAGCGAGGCCCTGGCTAACGGCGAGGTGCTAAGCCTGGAGGAGAAGTTCCTGGCCGGTGAGGGCCAGAACATTACGCCCGCCCGCTACGCCGCTGAGCCCGGCGAGCGCCAGCGCGTGAGCAACGAGGTGAAGGCCGTGCTGCGCCGCGTGGCCGAGGTGCTCGACATCCAGGGCTACGCCCGCATCGACGCCTTTGTGCGGGTGCGGCCGGGCGGCGCCGTGGAGGTTATCATCATCGAAGTCAACTCGCTGCCCGGCATGACGCCCGCCACCTGTATCTTCCACCAAACGGCCCTGGCCGGCTACACGCCCTACCAGTTCGTGGACCGGATTTTGGAGTTTGGCAAGGCGCGGGCCGGGCGGGAAAAGATGGAAGTAAGGCCGTCATGCTGA
- a CDS encoding PASTA domain-containing protein → MASFFKANTALDVAKHLALVLGAAALLVLGFFYVYLPVTTHHGETITVPKVTGMNVADLTKYLDERNLAYFVDDSSYSPDIRPFTVLTQDPAPGEKVKEGRKIYLQVAMKRPPVIKMPKLVDGSVKNAQLILQSYDLVVGQIKLVPNLAQNAVLRQFVGGKEIAPGAPVAKGTRIDLEVGDGLGNQEFPVPNLVNMPQDEAVTLLVGQGLQKGEVFEVAAEEGQTAGTVVRQRPVPGPDATIRMGQLVDLWIAK, encoded by the coding sequence ATGGCCAGTTTTTTCAAAGCTAACACCGCGCTCGACGTGGCCAAGCACTTGGCCCTGGTGCTGGGCGCGGCGGCGCTGCTCGTGCTGGGCTTTTTCTACGTGTACCTGCCCGTGACCACCCACCATGGCGAAACCATCACGGTGCCTAAAGTGACGGGCATGAACGTGGCCGACCTCACCAAGTACCTCGACGAGCGCAACCTGGCGTACTTCGTGGACGACTCCAGCTATAGCCCTGACATCCGGCCGTTTACGGTGCTGACGCAGGACCCCGCGCCGGGCGAAAAGGTGAAGGAGGGCCGTAAAATCTACCTGCAAGTGGCCATGAAGCGCCCGCCGGTCATCAAAATGCCTAAGCTAGTGGACGGCTCGGTGAAGAACGCCCAGCTCATCTTGCAGAGCTACGACCTGGTGGTGGGCCAGATTAAGCTGGTGCCCAACCTGGCCCAGAACGCCGTGCTGCGGCAGTTTGTGGGCGGTAAGGAAATTGCGCCCGGGGCCCCCGTGGCCAAGGGCACGCGCATCGACCTGGAGGTGGGCGACGGCCTGGGCAACCAGGAATTCCCGGTGCCGAATCTGGTGAACATGCCCCAGGACGAGGCCGTGACGCTGCTCGTGGGCCAGGGCCTGCAAAAAGGCGAGGTGTTTGAAGTAGCCGCCGAAGAAGGCCAAACCGCTGGCACTGTGGTGCGCCAGCGCCCCGTGCCCGGCCCCGACGCCACCATCCGCATGGGCCAGCTCGTAGACTTGTGGATTGCCAAGTAG